The following coding sequences lie in one Halogeometricum rufum genomic window:
- a CDS encoding endonuclease/exonuclease/phosphatase family protein, whose product MTSRDSPARTRRAVLSRRSALRAGVAAGLGLTLPSPAGAADPSATESPGTEPPGTDRAAVGPTASAELTVATYNLGLGANLFSLFLVSSTDELARTVGDLYADIERSAPAARMAAVAAELARTRPDVVGVQEAALVRTGPPDDGGAASEPDADAVAFDFLASLTDALDDAGASYEVAQVTTNADAEFPGVVDGDRTSVRLTDRDAVLVRADADVEVTDASATAFDETTTVPAGDRTLDVERGYGVVAATAGDAAFTVVNTHLESASESVRGAQADELAAALAALDGPTVLLGDLNDGPAFGGGAYETLAADLTDAWDAARPDADGFTCCRATTLDGPGSMDERLDHVLVDGFAATDARLVGADAESRLTATVDGDARELWPSDHAGVVATLRSTAGGETAADSRANETGTGGETAGTATAPGETTTGAESASNGTANGTGTGSGGVGSANGTAAGANESAGAVDANGSDPAATGNGSPRASPGESTPTDAPGFGPLAAAVGVLGGVAELLRRRG is encoded by the coding sequence GTGACCTCCCGCGACAGTCCCGCCCGCACCCGCCGTGCGGTCCTCTCTCGCCGGTCCGCCCTCCGCGCCGGCGTCGCCGCCGGCCTCGGCCTCACCCTGCCGTCTCCCGCCGGCGCGGCCGACCCGTCCGCGACCGAATCGCCCGGAACCGAACCCCCCGGGACCGACCGCGCCGCCGTCGGCCCGACGGCGTCCGCGGAACTCACCGTCGCCACGTACAATCTCGGCCTCGGCGCGAACCTGTTCTCGCTGTTTCTCGTGTCTTCGACCGACGAACTCGCGCGGACCGTCGGCGACCTGTACGCCGACATCGAACGGAGCGCACCCGCCGCTCGGATGGCCGCCGTCGCCGCGGAACTCGCTCGGACGCGCCCCGACGTGGTCGGCGTTCAGGAGGCCGCACTCGTCCGGACCGGCCCGCCCGACGACGGCGGTGCCGCCTCCGAACCCGACGCCGACGCCGTCGCGTTCGACTTCCTCGCGTCTCTCACGGACGCCCTCGACGACGCCGGCGCGTCCTACGAGGTGGCGCAGGTGACGACGAACGCCGACGCGGAGTTCCCCGGCGTCGTCGACGGCGACCGGACGAGCGTGCGCCTCACCGACCGCGACGCCGTCCTGGTTCGCGCGGACGCCGACGTCGAGGTGACGGACGCGTCGGCGACGGCGTTCGACGAGACCACGACCGTCCCCGCGGGCGACCGAACGCTCGACGTCGAACGCGGGTACGGCGTCGTCGCCGCGACGGCGGGCGACGCGGCGTTCACCGTCGTCAACACCCACCTCGAATCCGCCTCCGAGAGCGTCCGCGGCGCGCAGGCCGACGAACTCGCCGCGGCCCTCGCCGCCCTCGACGGCCCGACGGTCCTCCTCGGCGACCTGAACGACGGGCCGGCGTTCGGGGGCGGCGCCTACGAGACGCTCGCGGCGGACCTGACCGACGCGTGGGACGCGGCCCGCCCGGACGCCGACGGCTTCACCTGCTGTCGGGCGACGACGCTGGACGGCCCGGGGTCGATGGACGAGCGTCTGGACCACGTCCTCGTCGACGGGTTCGCCGCGACGGACGCGCGGTTGGTCGGCGCCGACGCCGAGAGCCGTCTGACCGCCACCGTCGACGGCGACGCGCGGGAACTGTGGCCCTCCGACCACGCCGGCGTCGTCGCCACGCTCCGGTCGACGGCGGGCGGGGAGACGGCGGCCGACTCCCGAGCGAACGAGACCGGCACGGGCGGCGAGACGGCGGGGACGGCGACGGCGCCCGGAGAGACGACGACCGGAGCGGAGTCGGCGTCGAACGGGACGGCGAACGGCACCGGAACCGGGTCTGGCGGGGTCGGGTCGGCGAACGGGACGGCGGCCGGCGCGAACGAGTCGGCGGGTGCGGTCGACGCGAACGGCTCCGACCCGGCGGCGACGGGGAACGGGTCGCCGCGTGCCTCCCCCGGCGAGTCGACTCCGACGGACGCCCCGGGGTTCGGCCCCCTCGCGGCCGCCGTCGGCGTCCTCGGCGGCGTCGCCGAACTCCTCCGGCGGCGCGGTTGA
- a CDS encoding class I SAM-dependent methyltransferase encodes MRKFSPEYLRRTREGMWDDSREALQDLSLSDRSRVLDVGCGTGELSAVLDAESPGEVVCLDADPELLRVAREATGLPVVAGDATRLPFPDDAFDLVVCQALLVNLPDPAAAVESFARVSDDLVAAVEPDNAAVGVDSTVSAEVALERSVRESYMAGVRTDVALGDRLPDIFEAAGLRDVRTRRYFHRKVTEPPYDELELEDAARKASGAGLASHETELRRTLSDDEYDALYRDWREMGRSVVEQMQERRYRRAEVVPFDVVVGRVTD; translated from the coding sequence GTGCGGAAGTTCTCGCCCGAATACCTGCGGCGGACGCGCGAGGGGATGTGGGACGACTCCCGCGAGGCCCTGCAGGACCTCTCGCTGTCCGACCGGTCGCGCGTCCTCGACGTCGGGTGCGGCACCGGCGAACTGTCGGCGGTACTGGACGCGGAGTCGCCCGGTGAAGTGGTCTGTCTGGACGCCGACCCCGAACTCCTCCGCGTCGCGCGCGAGGCGACGGGCCTCCCCGTCGTCGCCGGCGACGCCACGCGTCTGCCGTTCCCGGACGACGCGTTCGACCTCGTGGTGTGTCAGGCGTTGCTGGTGAACCTGCCGGACCCGGCGGCCGCCGTCGAGTCGTTCGCGCGCGTCTCCGACGACTTGGTCGCCGCCGTCGAACCCGACAACGCCGCCGTCGGCGTCGATTCGACCGTCTCCGCGGAGGTGGCGCTAGAGCGCTCCGTCCGGGAGTCGTACATGGCGGGCGTCCGGACGGACGTGGCACTCGGCGACCGACTGCCCGACATCTTCGAGGCGGCGGGCCTGCGCGACGTGCGGACGCGCCGGTACTTCCACCGGAAGGTGACCGAACCGCCGTACGACGAACTCGAACTGGAGGACGCGGCGCGGAAAGCCAGCGGTGCGGGGTTGGCGTCGCACGAGACCGAACTCCGGCGGACGCTGTCCGACGACGAGTACGACGCGCTCTACCGCGACTGGCGCGAGATGGGCCGGTCCGTCGTCGAACAGATGCAGGAGCGTCGATACCGGCGGGCCGAAGTCGTCCCGTTCGACGTGGTCGTCGGACGGGTCACCGACTGA
- a CDS encoding zinc ribbon domain-containing protein → MSHEPRDGDRGCPKCGHTETEMDSIATSGTGLSKFFDVQNRSFTVVTCANCGYSELYRRSSSGNLADLFLG, encoded by the coding sequence ATGAGCCACGAACCCCGCGACGGTGACCGCGGATGTCCGAAGTGCGGTCACACCGAGACGGAGATGGACAGCATCGCGACCAGCGGAACCGGCCTGTCGAAGTTCTTCGACGTACAGAACCGGAGCTTCACGGTCGTGACGTGCGCGAACTGCGGCTACTCGGAACTGTATCGACGGAGTTCCAGCGGCAACCTCGCGGACCTGTTCCTCGGGTAG
- a CDS encoding DUF7095 family protein has protein sequence MERARAIDRVEAILDAVESDPMPVPVREVWVYGDVALGLDPIERLDVYVTKDLLMRGDAEAGERFRTSHGVKGVGKSVSAEWADAHSEHLRANANGYAAPEKCLAAHLLPEEEPVHLEVCNASFEDNVRQRLKGAIDRDAYEQILDPRGVCLYADGQRSESALEKLRTGELVFPTLPEALEMLGMEEESASVAADAVRDYRASQTGATVRGDVV, from the coding sequence ATGGAACGCGCCCGCGCCATCGACCGAGTGGAGGCGATTCTCGACGCCGTCGAGTCCGACCCGATGCCCGTCCCCGTCCGCGAGGTGTGGGTGTACGGCGACGTCGCCCTCGGACTCGACCCCATCGAACGACTCGACGTGTACGTCACGAAGGACCTCCTCATGCGCGGCGACGCCGAGGCCGGCGAGCGGTTCCGGACGTCTCACGGCGTGAAGGGCGTCGGCAAGAGCGTCTCCGCCGAGTGGGCCGACGCCCACTCCGAACACCTCCGCGCGAACGCGAACGGCTACGCCGCCCCCGAGAAGTGTCTGGCCGCGCACCTCCTGCCCGAGGAGGAACCCGTCCACCTCGAAGTGTGCAACGCCTCCTTCGAGGACAACGTCCGACAGCGGTTGAAGGGCGCTATCGACCGGGACGCGTACGAGCAGATTCTCGACCCGCGCGGCGTCTGTCTGTACGCCGACGGCCAGCGCTCGGAGTCCGCGCTGGAGAAACTCCGCACGGGCGAACTCGTCTTCCCGACGCTCCCGGAGGCGTTGGAGATGCTGGGGATGGAGGAGGAGTCCGCGTCGGTGGCGGCCGACGCCGTCCGCGACTACCGCGCCTCCCAGACGGGTGCGACGGTTCGCGGCGACGTGGTGTGA
- the ncsA gene encoding tRNA 2-thiolation protein NcsA produces MECDKCDRDAVMHAGYSGAHLCENHFCASVEKRVRGRIRKDSLVPRDATPEDPEHWVIGLSGGKDSVVLTHILDETFGKDPRIEMMALTIHEGIEGYRDESVDACVELAADLQMRHELVTYEEEFGVRMDDVAREDPENMAPCAYCGVFRRDLLENYAEEFGADKLLTGHNLDDEAETALMNVLEGDVKQMAKHFDASLGPFDERNPTDDFVPRAKPLRDIPEKEVALYAHLKDLPAHITECPHASEAFRGEIQELMLDLEDRHPGTRHSIMSGYEEVAEMAADRYRGGDDDVDLNDCERCGSKTARDVCRKCRLLESIRAV; encoded by the coding sequence ATGGAGTGCGACAAGTGCGACCGGGACGCGGTGATGCACGCGGGGTACTCCGGGGCCCACCTCTGCGAGAACCACTTCTGCGCCTCGGTGGAGAAGCGCGTCCGCGGTCGGATTCGCAAGGACAGCCTCGTCCCGCGGGACGCGACGCCCGAGGACCCCGAACACTGGGTCATCGGCCTCTCCGGCGGGAAGGACAGCGTCGTACTCACCCACATCCTCGACGAGACGTTCGGCAAGGACCCGCGCATCGAGATGATGGCGCTGACCATCCACGAGGGAATCGAGGGCTACCGCGACGAGAGCGTCGACGCCTGCGTCGAACTCGCCGCGGACCTGCAGATGCGCCACGAACTCGTCACCTACGAGGAGGAGTTCGGCGTCCGCATGGACGACGTGGCGCGAGAGGACCCCGAGAACATGGCTCCCTGCGCGTACTGCGGCGTCTTCCGGCGGGACCTGTTGGAGAACTACGCCGAGGAGTTCGGCGCGGACAAACTGCTCACGGGCCACAACCTCGACGACGAGGCGGAGACGGCCCTGATGAACGTCCTCGAAGGCGACGTCAAGCAGATGGCCAAGCACTTCGACGCGAGTCTCGGCCCGTTCGACGAACGCAACCCCACGGACGACTTCGTCCCGCGGGCGAAACCCCTCCGCGACATCCCCGAGAAGGAAGTCGCCCTGTACGCGCACCTGAAGGACCTCCCGGCGCACATCACGGAGTGCCCGCACGCCTCCGAGGCGTTCCGCGGCGAGATTCAGGAACTGATGCTCGACCTGGAGGACCGCCACCCCGGTACCCGCCACTCCATCATGTCGGGGTACGAGGAGGTGGCGGAGATGGCCGCCGACCGCTACCGCGGCGGCGACGACGACGTGGACCTGAACGACTGCGAACGCTGCGGGTCGAAGACGGCGCGCGACGTCTGCCGGAAGTGCCGGCTACTCGAGTCGATTCGGGCCGTCTGA
- the ftsZ gene encoding cell division protein FtsZ, with the protein MQDIVREAMERDEAEKRDAEAKGDEDEFGNPRIVIVGAGGAGNNTVNRLYNIGVDGAETVAINTDKQHLKMIEADTKILVGKSLTQGLGAGGDPSMGERATEMAQGTVKEVLGNADLVFVTAGMGGGTGTGAAPVVSKIAKEQGAIVVGMVSTPFNVERARTVKAEEGLEKLRNEADSIIVLDNNRLLDYVPNLPIGKAFSVMDQIIAETVKGISETITQPSLINLDYADMSTIMNQGGVAVMLVGETQDKNKTQEVVNDAMNHPLLDVDYRGASGGLVHITGGPDLTLKEAEGIANNITERLEASANVIWGARIQDEYKGKVRVMAIMTGVQSAQVLGPSTQKQADKSRQSIEGAPSSFDSGGSGQSRSQQSTSSVNGSWQSDGGRDQSEQKNNGLDVIR; encoded by the coding sequence ATGCAGGATATCGTCCGAGAGGCCATGGAGCGCGACGAGGCCGAGAAGCGCGACGCCGAGGCGAAAGGCGACGAGGACGAGTTCGGGAACCCCCGAATCGTCATCGTCGGCGCCGGCGGCGCCGGCAACAACACCGTCAACCGCCTCTACAACATCGGCGTCGACGGTGCGGAGACGGTGGCCATCAACACCGACAAACAGCACCTGAAGATGATCGAAGCCGACACGAAGATTCTGGTCGGCAAGTCTCTCACGCAGGGACTCGGTGCCGGTGGCGACCCGTCGATGGGCGAGCGCGCCACCGAGATGGCGCAGGGGACCGTCAAAGAGGTCCTCGGCAACGCCGACCTCGTGTTCGTCACCGCCGGCATGGGCGGCGGGACGGGGACCGGTGCGGCACCCGTCGTCTCGAAGATAGCCAAAGAGCAGGGCGCCATCGTCGTCGGCATGGTCTCGACCCCGTTCAACGTCGAGCGCGCGCGGACGGTGAAAGCCGAGGAAGGGCTGGAGAAACTCCGTAACGAAGCGGACTCCATCATCGTCCTCGACAACAACCGTCTGCTCGACTACGTGCCCAACCTCCCCATCGGGAAGGCGTTCTCCGTGATGGACCAGATCATCGCGGAGACGGTGAAGGGCATCTCCGAGACCATCACCCAGCCGTCGCTCATCAACCTCGACTACGCCGACATGTCTACCATCATGAACCAGGGCGGCGTCGCGGTGATGCTCGTCGGCGAGACGCAGGACAAGAACAAGACACAGGAGGTGGTGAACGACGCGATGAACCACCCGCTCCTCGACGTGGACTACCGCGGCGCGTCCGGCGGCCTCGTTCACATTACGGGCGGCCCCGACCTCACGCTGAAAGAGGCCGAGGGCATCGCGAACAACATCACCGAACGGCTCGAAGCCTCCGCGAACGTCATCTGGGGCGCTCGCATCCAGGACGAGTACAAGGGGAAAGTCCGCGTCATGGCCATCATGACGGGCGTCCAGTCGGCACAGGTGCTCGGCCCCTCGACGCAGAAGCAGGCGGACAAGTCGCGTCAGAGCATCGAGGGCGCGCCGTCGAGCTTCGACTCCGGCGGGAGCGGGCAGAGTCGTTCGCAGCAGAGCACGTCTTCGGTCAACGGGTCGTGGCAGTCCGACGGCGGCCGCGACCAGTCCGAACAGAAGAACAACGGTCTCGACGTCATCCGGTAG
- a CDS encoding ribbon-helix-helix domain-containing protein produces the protein MERVTLRIPKQQIEEVERMVETGEFPNRSEAIRSAVREMLNEQQVEGRESSTKRGWAKV, from the coding sequence ATGGAGCGTGTGACACTACGAATTCCGAAGCAGCAGATCGAGGAAGTCGAGCGCATGGTCGAAACCGGGGAGTTCCCGAACCGGTCCGAAGCGATTCGGTCCGCCGTGCGTGAGATGTTGAACGAGCAACAGGTCGAGGGGCGCGAGTCCTCTACCAAGCGCGGCTGGGCCAAGGTGTAA
- a CDS encoding double zinc ribbon domain-containing protein encodes MSKITFRADDELVERLEGLDTSKSEVMRDALRVYLDEAERSTETDDASEADETSEAGETAEAGEGDTIDDVLQSRVDELVTERVDALLADRFGAVGRSAPAPARDVNVNISVEGSTDETAVNAAEEQSRRESAVRKTREETAAADAHTQDKSCEKCGEELDADDVYCANCGEKATHRVFCECGDEVRSDWAFCPGCGRRTSAADVLERS; translated from the coding sequence ATGAGTAAGATAACGTTCCGCGCCGACGACGAACTCGTCGAGCGACTGGAGGGACTGGACACCTCCAAGAGCGAGGTGATGCGCGACGCACTGCGCGTCTACCTCGACGAAGCGGAGCGTTCGACCGAAACGGACGACGCCAGCGAAGCCGACGAAACGAGCGAAGCCGGCGAAACGGCCGAAGCCGGCGAGGGAGACACCATCGACGACGTGTTACAGTCACGGGTGGACGAACTCGTCACCGAACGCGTCGACGCCCTCCTCGCGGACCGGTTCGGCGCAGTCGGACGGTCCGCGCCCGCACCGGCGCGCGACGTAAACGTCAACATCTCCGTCGAGGGGTCGACGGACGAGACGGCCGTAAACGCGGCCGAAGAGCAGTCTCGGCGCGAGTCCGCCGTTCGTAAGACACGAGAGGAGACGGCGGCCGCGGACGCGCATACGCAGGACAAGTCCTGCGAGAAGTGCGGCGAGGAACTGGACGCAGACGACGTGTACTGCGCGAACTGCGGCGAGAAGGCGACGCACCGCGTCTTCTGTGAGTGCGGCGACGAGGTGCGTTCGGACTGGGCGTTCTGCCCCGGGTGCGGTCGTCGGACGTCGGCCGCGGACGTGCTCGAACGAAGCTGA
- a CDS encoding TOBE domain-containing protein: MALSARNNLHGTVQSVETDGLMAEVVVEVGDGQSVTAIITSGSVERLGIEAGDEVDAVVKATEVMIEK, translated from the coding sequence ATGGCGCTGAGCGCACGCAACAACCTGCACGGAACGGTACAGTCGGTCGAGACGGACGGCCTGATGGCCGAAGTCGTCGTCGAAGTCGGCGACGGCCAGTCCGTGACGGCGATAATCACCAGCGGGTCGGTCGAGCGACTCGGTATCGAGGCGGGCGACGAGGTGGACGCCGTCGTGAAGGCGACCGAAGTGATGATCGAGAAGTAG
- a CDS encoding peroxiredoxin family protein produces MNMEGTEAPDFTLQSTDGEERTLSDTLDSGPTVVLVNRGHWCSFCAEQLQTFSEVAYDLWFHDGVDVLPVVTDSLGPVTEMRDRYDLDVQLLADPDGDVAEAYSGTERTSHGLTGVAATYVVDEDGVVRYEQVADHPADRTYGNWIRYFVRQNFEDPFAN; encoded by the coding sequence ATGAATATGGAAGGCACCGAAGCCCCGGATTTCACGCTGCAGAGTACGGACGGCGAGGAGCGAACGCTGTCGGACACCCTCGACTCGGGTCCGACCGTCGTCCTCGTCAACCGCGGCCACTGGTGCAGTTTCTGCGCCGAACAGTTGCAGACGTTCTCGGAGGTGGCCTACGACCTCTGGTTTCACGACGGCGTGGACGTCCTCCCCGTGGTCACCGACTCCCTCGGACCGGTGACGGAGATGCGCGACCGGTACGACCTCGACGTGCAGCTGCTGGCCGACCCGGACGGCGACGTGGCCGAGGCGTACAGCGGAACCGAACGGACGAGCCACGGGCTGACGGGCGTCGCCGCGACGTACGTCGTAGACGAGGACGGCGTCGTACGGTACGAGCAGGTCGCAGACCACCCGGCCGACCGGACGTACGGAAACTGGATCCGCTACTTCGTCCGACAAAACTTCGAGGACCCGTTCGCGAACTGA
- a CDS encoding DUF5789 family protein, giving the protein MPSDERDLDRASDRKHERAEHVESILDETESLVRDEQKFPVRSEELAEEYADQPLDMPNETESLGSVFDRLEDEAEYENPEQVREAVYGAVTGDAGGDEEYNEERDLGALDRAEGDAPRNDVDGEAIMDDVAADDDAERRDPPEER; this is encoded by the coding sequence ATGCCGAGCGACGAACGCGACCTCGACCGCGCGTCGGACCGCAAGCACGAACGCGCCGAACACGTCGAGAGCATCCTCGACGAGACGGAGTCGCTCGTGCGCGACGAGCAGAAGTTCCCCGTCCGCTCCGAGGAACTCGCCGAGGAGTACGCCGACCAACCGCTCGACATGCCGAACGAGACGGAGTCGCTCGGGTCCGTGTTCGACCGCCTCGAAGACGAGGCGGAGTACGAGAACCCCGAGCAGGTTCGAGAGGCCGTCTACGGCGCGGTGACCGGTGACGCGGGCGGCGACGAGGAGTACAACGAGGAACGCGACCTCGGGGCACTCGACCGCGCGGAGGGCGACGCCCCCCGGAACGACGTGGACGGAGAGGCCATCATGGACGACGTGGCGGCGGACGACGACGCGGAACGGCGCGACCCGCCCGAGGAGCGATAG
- a CDS encoding M24 family metallopeptidase: MATKLPPSEFSTRLDAIRGRLADTDADAAVWFDATSIEYLTGFHHIQTERPVVLAVTDGRVEITVPRLEVERVQENPRIDAVHHYFDYPGGDPIRTAAAMLDERGVDAVVADADGAPGVMGYEGPALSEFVEVETQAWVTRMRWEKTDAEVDLIRESAKWANLGHRYLADYTEAGAHPATVSQRASTEASRAMLDTLGDRYSVRVRGSGPVNAGYISGEETALPHGHTPNERLSEGDVIVTGATANVDGYHSELERTMFVGDPSPDDAHYFEVMLEAQTIAIDALGPGVEIAYVDEQVNDYFEEQGVADLAQHHVGHNIGLGGHEPPYIDTGWADHCGSDHTEMTEADATMAPGHVYTIEPGLYTEEAGYRHSDTVAVTDTGTEMLTFYPRDLESNVIR; encoded by the coding sequence ATGGCAACGAAACTTCCTCCATCGGAGTTCTCGACGCGTCTCGACGCGATTCGCGGCCGACTGGCCGACACCGACGCGGACGCGGCCGTCTGGTTCGACGCGACCAGCATCGAGTACCTCACCGGCTTCCACCACATCCAGACCGAACGCCCCGTCGTCCTCGCCGTCACCGACGGCCGCGTGGAGATAACGGTCCCCCGTCTGGAGGTCGAACGCGTGCAGGAGAACCCCCGCATCGACGCCGTCCACCACTACTTCGACTACCCCGGCGGCGACCCCATCCGGACGGCGGCGGCGATGCTCGACGAACGCGGCGTCGACGCCGTCGTCGCCGACGCCGACGGCGCGCCGGGCGTGATGGGCTACGAGGGGCCGGCGCTCTCCGAGTTCGTCGAGGTGGAGACGCAGGCGTGGGTGACGCGCATGCGCTGGGAGAAGACGGACGCCGAGGTGGACCTGATACGCGAGTCGGCCAAGTGGGCCAACCTCGGCCACCGGTACCTCGCAGACTACACCGAGGCGGGCGCGCACCCGGCGACCGTCTCCCAACGCGCCTCGACGGAGGCGTCGCGCGCGATGCTCGACACCCTCGGCGACCGCTACTCCGTCCGCGTTCGCGGTAGCGGCCCGGTCAACGCGGGATACATCAGCGGCGAGGAGACGGCCCTCCCGCACGGCCACACGCCGAACGAACGGCTCTCGGAGGGCGACGTCATCGTCACCGGCGCGACGGCCAACGTCGACGGCTACCACTCCGAACTCGAGCGCACGATGTTCGTCGGCGACCCCTCGCCGGACGACGCCCACTACTTCGAGGTGATGCTGGAGGCGCAGACCATCGCCATCGACGCCCTCGGTCCCGGCGTCGAAATCGCCTACGTCGACGAACAGGTGAACGACTACTTCGAGGAACAGGGCGTCGCCGACCTGGCGCAACACCACGTCGGGCACAACATCGGCCTCGGCGGCCACGAACCGCCGTACATCGACACCGGGTGGGCCGACCACTGCGGGTCCGACCACACCGAGATGACCGAGGCGGACGCGACGATGGCGCCCGGGCACGTCTACACCATCGAACCCGGCCTCTACACCGAGGAGGCGGGCTACCGCCACTCCGACACCGTCGCCGTCACCGACACCGGCACGGAGATGCTGACGTTCTACCCGCGCGACCTGGAGTCGAACGTCATCAGGTAG
- a CDS encoding DNA-3-methyladenine glycosylase family protein: MSLTADTTLVLPATAPFEFSLSAAFLDCGAPCAAGSRRRDGGVVTGGFAPEPFVATVSADGPDAVRAHVDWLDAPGDGYAVADHLDARLSLSDDLGPMYETASGDEAMADVVADLFGHHPVRFPTPFAAACWAALSRRGPRSVAARRRDALVRALGRVAAVDGARVSLFPTPAMVRSRPEAVGDAVVDDRSAESVLAAADAFLSADLRERPTDALRTRLEAVPGFGPRSAAFVTLRGFGRPSVLPAADPRLRTAVGDAYGLADPTAEDVRRLADRYGDYRGYWAHYLRVRAALRGDRETAAAD; the protein is encoded by the coding sequence ATGTCACTCACCGCGGACACGACGCTCGTCCTCCCGGCGACGGCGCCGTTCGAGTTCTCCCTGTCGGCGGCGTTCCTCGACTGCGGTGCGCCCTGTGCGGCGGGGTCGCGCCGTCGCGACGGCGGCGTCGTCACCGGCGGGTTCGCGCCCGAACCGTTCGTCGCCACCGTCTCCGCCGACGGCCCGGACGCGGTTCGCGCGCACGTCGACTGGCTGGACGCGCCGGGCGACGGCTACGCCGTCGCGGACCACCTCGACGCCCGCCTGTCGCTCTCGGACGACCTCGGCCCGATGTACGAGACTGCGTCGGGCGACGAGGCGATGGCCGACGTCGTCGCGGACCTGTTCGGTCACCACCCGGTCCGCTTTCCGACCCCGTTCGCGGCGGCGTGCTGGGCGGCCCTCTCGCGGCGCGGGCCGCGGTCCGTCGCCGCCCGCCGCCGGGATGCGCTCGTCCGCGCTCTCGGTCGCGTCGCGGCCGTCGACGGCGCGCGCGTCTCGCTGTTTCCGACGCCCGCGATGGTCCGCAGTCGACCGGAGGCCGTCGGCGACGCCGTGGTCGACGACCGGAGCGCCGAGTCGGTGCTCGCCGCCGCCGACGCGTTCCTCTCCGCGGACCTGCGCGAACGCCCGACGGACGCGTTGCGGACTCGACTCGAAGCCGTCCCGGGGTTCGGTCCGCGGTCGGCGGCGTTCGTCACGCTCCGCGGGTTCGGCCGGCCGTCCGTCCTGCCGGCGGCCGACCCCCGACTCCGGACCGCCGTCGGCGACGCGTACGGCCTCGCCGACCCGACGGCCGAGGACGTGCGCCGACTGGCCGACCGCTACGGCGACTACCGGGGGTACTGGGCGCACTACCTCCGCGTGCGGGCGGCCCTGCGCGGCGACCGCGAGACGGCGGCGGCCGACTGA
- a CDS encoding HAD family hydrolase, whose product MATSFDLFGTLVAVDRPADPAAAVGDELRDRGVAVPDDWAAAYAETHVEAPAGAEVPLPAHVSAALRSRGVDAPANAPRRAVVAAFDPAVRTRPGAVAAVTAAADRGPVGLLSNCSVPELVARTLIRSDLDRGAFDATVSSVACGWRKPHPEAFETLAGHLAVDAASLVHVGDDPATDGGVADVGGRFVDVTEAGLDAVADALRRGESLGDLSEDGPCP is encoded by the coding sequence GTGGCAACCTCGTTCGACCTGTTCGGAACGCTCGTCGCCGTGGACCGCCCGGCGGACCCCGCGGCGGCCGTCGGGGACGAACTCCGCGACAGAGGCGTCGCCGTCCCGGACGACTGGGCGGCCGCCTACGCGGAGACGCACGTGGAAGCGCCCGCCGGCGCCGAGGTGCCCCTCCCGGCGCACGTCTCGGCCGCCCTCCGTTCCCGCGGCGTCGACGCCCCGGCGAACGCCCCCCGCCGCGCCGTCGTCGCGGCGTTCGACCCCGCGGTTCGGACTCGTCCGGGCGCCGTCGCCGCCGTGACCGCCGCCGCCGACCGGGGGCCCGTCGGCCTCCTCTCGAACTGTTCGGTCCCCGAACTCGTCGCGCGGACGCTCATCCGCTCGGACCTCGACCGGGGCGCGTTCGACGCGACGGTGTCCAGCGTCGCCTGCGGGTGGCGCAAACCCCACCCCGAGGCGTTCGAGACGCTCGCCGGTCACCTCGCCGTCGACGCCGCGTCCCTCGTCCACGTCGGCGACGACCCGGCGACGGACGGCGGCGTCGCCGACGTGGGCGGCCGGTTCGTCGACGTGACCGAGGCGGGCCTCGACGCCGTCGCCGACGCGCTTCGACGCGGAGAGTCGCTCGGCGACCTGTCGGAGGACGGGCCGTGCCCCTGA